The following coding sequences lie in one Candidatus Planktophila sulfonica genomic window:
- a CDS encoding polyprenyl synthetase family protein → MSKLGIPGLAPELEAELTEGMARVESLLLSHIQGDYPLVEETSRHLVAAGGKRLRPLLTLLASHYGDKNKFGVIESAVVCELTHVATLYHDDVMDEAKLRRGVESANSRWGNTVAILTGDYLFAKVSALLADIGPEAVRLQASTFERLVIGQIMETQGPRAGEDPLEHYLGVVADKTGSLIAASARFGAMVSGAPAEVKETLTVFGEKIGIAFQLADDVIDIASESHQSGKTPGTDLREGVPTLVTLNVMKSTSAADRELIELLKAPIKDEVVVAQVLNQLRTHQALEQSREQLQQIARDARTALGPLPVNDVTGALFSLCDAIIDRSA, encoded by the coding sequence ATGTCGAAACTAGGAATTCCTGGCTTAGCTCCAGAACTTGAGGCAGAACTTACAGAAGGAATGGCTCGCGTTGAGAGCCTTCTTCTAAGCCATATTCAAGGCGATTACCCACTTGTTGAAGAGACTTCACGTCACCTCGTTGCAGCAGGCGGAAAGCGCCTCAGACCTTTACTGACTCTTCTTGCATCTCATTACGGTGATAAGAATAAGTTCGGTGTTATCGAATCTGCAGTGGTCTGCGAACTTACCCACGTTGCAACTCTCTATCACGATGATGTGATGGATGAAGCGAAGTTACGTCGCGGAGTTGAGAGCGCCAATAGTCGCTGGGGGAATACTGTTGCAATCCTTACGGGTGATTACCTCTTCGCAAAAGTTTCTGCGCTGCTTGCAGATATCGGACCTGAAGCAGTTCGCCTGCAAGCATCAACTTTTGAACGTCTTGTTATCGGACAGATTATGGAAACCCAAGGTCCACGCGCTGGTGAAGACCCACTAGAGCACTACCTCGGAGTTGTCGCTGATAAGACAGGATCACTGATTGCCGCCAGCGCCCGCTTTGGTGCAATGGTTTCAGGAGCACCAGCTGAAGTAAAAGAGACGCTTACAGTCTTCGGTGAAAAGATTGGTATCGCATTCCAGTTAGCTGATGACGTTATTGATATTGCAAGTGAGTCACACCAATCAGGTAAGACGCCGGGTACAGATCTACGTGAAGGTGTTCCTACCTTGGTGACGCTCAATGTCATGAAGTCGACCAGCGCTGCAGATAGAGAGCTTATTGAGCTTCTCAAAGCCCCAATCAAGGATGAGGTTGTCGTTGCTCAGGTGCTAAATCAACTTCGTACGCACCAGGCGCTAGAACAATCGCGCGAACAGTTACAACAAATTGCTCGTGATGCTCGCACAGCTTTAGGACCACTTCCTGTTAATGATGTAACAGGTGCACTCTTCTCGCTATGCGATGCGATTATCGACCGCTCTGCTTGA
- a CDS encoding ABC transporter permease has translation MSEVTNAGAKAESTNKVAAFIRREIGRVTALASLVVIFTFFAIMRPVFASWANVSGGILMSTTVIGLMAIGVTFVIITGGIDLSVGTSMALVGVITGKTVMAMNLNVWSGILLGVLVGTILGAINGVLITVLKLPPFIATLATMKGAQGLALIISDLKPILFTTDVQGWDSIAQGNIIPNLPNAVLILLVAAIVASIILNKTVLGRYTFAIGSNSEATKLSGVKVDRWLIAIYALCGFFVGLSAVVMTSRLGSAQPDLGLGYELEAIAAVIIGGTSLLGGKGTISGTIIGALIMAVLINGLRILELQQEWQYVVVGAVILLAVYGDNVRRRRAGESTH, from the coding sequence ATGTCAGAAGTAACTAACGCAGGCGCAAAGGCAGAGAGCACCAACAAGGTTGCAGCCTTCATTCGCCGAGAAATCGGTCGAGTAACAGCACTTGCTAGCCTCGTCGTCATCTTTACCTTCTTCGCCATCATGCGCCCTGTCTTTGCCTCATGGGCAAACGTCTCAGGCGGAATCTTGATGTCGACAACTGTTATTGGTTTGATGGCCATCGGTGTCACCTTCGTCATCATCACAGGCGGTATCGACCTCTCTGTAGGAACTTCCATGGCTCTCGTCGGTGTTATTACCGGTAAGACAGTGATGGCAATGAACCTCAACGTCTGGAGCGGAATTCTTCTTGGTGTTCTCGTTGGAACCATCCTTGGTGCCATCAACGGAGTTCTCATTACAGTCCTTAAGTTGCCTCCATTTATCGCAACTCTTGCAACGATGAAGGGTGCGCAGGGCTTGGCTCTGATCATCTCTGACCTCAAGCCAATTCTCTTCACTACAGATGTGCAGGGCTGGGATTCAATCGCTCAGGGAAATATCATCCCGAACTTGCCTAACGCGGTTCTCATTCTTCTCGTCGCAGCAATCGTCGCTTCAATCATCTTAAATAAGACCGTTCTTGGCCGCTACACATTCGCAATCGGCTCTAACAGCGAAGCAACCAAGCTCTCAGGTGTAAAGGTCGATCGTTGGCTCATCGCTATCTACGCACTCTGTGGATTCTTCGTAGGTCTTTCAGCAGTTGTCATGACATCTCGTCTTGGTTCTGCTCAGCCAGATCTCGGTCTTGGCTATGAACTCGAAGCGATCGCCGCGGTCATCATCGGCGGAACATCACTTCTAGGTGGAAAGGGAACAATCTCCGGAACCATCATCGGTGCTTTGATCATGGCTGTCTTGATTAACGGACTTCGTATCCTCGAACTCCAGCAAGAATGGCAGTACGTCGTTGTAGGCGCAGTTATTCTCCTTGCGGTCTACGGAGATAACGTCCGACGACGTCGTGCAGGCGAATCCACGCATTAA
- the nuoL gene encoding NADH-quinone oxidoreductase subunit L — MTTSTSLVYLIALPLFGATVLLLAGRRSDKWGHLLATAMSASSFAVGLYQLSLMLDRPTEERAVSQKLFSWINVGTFNVDAGLLLDQLSICFVLLITGVGTLIHIYSISYMSHDPNRRRFFAYLNLFIAAMLLLVLGDSYLNLYVGWEGVGLASYLLIGFWNQKPAYATASKKAFVMNRVGDMGLSFAIMISFAALGTVTFDGVEEASHTASKAALTAIGIMLLVAAAGKSAQFPLQAWLGDAMAGPTPVSALIHAATMVTAGVYLIVRSNFIFDAAPTAQLLVVIVGAITLMFGALVGTAKDDIKKALAASTMSQIGYMILGAGLGPAGYAFAIMHLLTHGFFKAGMFLGAGSVMHGMNDQVDMRRYGALRKFMPITFITFGLGYLAIIGVPPFAGFYSKDLIIETAFNAGGLKGIILGSTTLIGAAITAFYMTRVMVLTFTSKERWEDNQHPHESPVLMWLPMAILAIGSVTSGILFTRGDALANWLNPVFGEHGEGHAEEHLFEPIVVSAMALTAVAIGVAIALAKYQFSKVDAVAPQNVSIFTRIARKDLLQDSFNEAVFMRPGQALTSLLVKADESVVDGAVRGVGRTALGTGAVLRQTQTGFARSYAALILIGAIALIAGVWVVTQ, encoded by the coding sequence ATGACTACATCAACTTCACTCGTGTACTTGATCGCACTTCCACTCTTTGGTGCAACAGTTCTGCTTCTTGCAGGACGTCGCTCAGATAAGTGGGGGCACTTACTAGCAACAGCTATGTCAGCAAGCTCATTTGCTGTTGGTCTGTATCAGCTCTCCTTGATGCTCGATCGCCCAACTGAAGAGCGCGCTGTATCTCAGAAGCTCTTTAGCTGGATCAACGTCGGAACCTTTAATGTCGATGCTGGGCTCCTCTTAGATCAGCTCTCCATCTGCTTCGTTCTTCTTATTACAGGCGTCGGAACACTGATTCACATCTATTCAATTTCCTACATGTCACACGATCCAAACCGTCGTCGCTTCTTCGCATATCTCAACCTCTTTATTGCAGCGATGCTCCTCTTGGTTCTTGGCGATTCTTATCTCAACCTCTATGTCGGTTGGGAAGGCGTAGGTCTTGCGTCATACCTCTTGATTGGTTTCTGGAACCAGAAGCCGGCATATGCCACTGCATCCAAGAAGGCATTTGTGATGAACCGCGTTGGAGATATGGGGCTTTCATTTGCCATCATGATCTCTTTCGCAGCCCTTGGAACAGTGACTTTTGATGGCGTAGAAGAAGCATCACATACAGCTTCTAAGGCAGCACTTACTGCGATTGGAATTATGTTGCTAGTCGCAGCGGCCGGAAAGTCTGCGCAATTCCCATTGCAGGCATGGCTTGGAGATGCAATGGCAGGTCCAACACCTGTATCTGCACTTATCCACGCAGCGACAATGGTTACAGCGGGCGTTTATCTGATTGTCCGCTCAAACTTCATCTTCGATGCTGCGCCAACAGCGCAACTTCTTGTTGTAATCGTCGGTGCAATCACCCTGATGTTTGGTGCACTTGTCGGTACGGCCAAAGATGACATTAAGAAAGCTCTTGCAGCTTCAACAATGTCTCAGATTGGCTACATGATTCTTGGTGCAGGCCTTGGACCAGCTGGTTATGCATTTGCAATCATGCACTTGTTGACACATGGATTCTTTAAAGCAGGCATGTTCTTGGGTGCCGGTTCAGTCATGCACGGCATGAATGATCAAGTAGATATGCGTCGTTACGGTGCGCTGCGTAAATTTATGCCAATCACATTTATTACCTTTGGTCTCGGTTACTTAGCAATCATCGGCGTTCCGCCATTTGCTGGTTTCTACTCAAAGGATTTGATTATTGAAACTGCATTTAATGCAGGTGGACTCAAGGGAATCATCCTTGGTTCAACCACACTTATCGGTGCAGCAATTACAGCTTTCTACATGACTCGCGTCATGGTTCTTACATTCACAAGTAAAGAACGCTGGGAAGATAATCAGCATCCACACGAATCCCCAGTATTGATGTGGCTTCCAATGGCAATTCTTGCAATTGGATCAGTGACATCTGGAATTCTCTTTACTCGCGGTGATGCTCTCGCAAACTGGCTCAACCCAGTATTTGGCGAACACGGCGAAGGACATGCTGAAGAGCATCTCTTCGAGCCAATTGTTGTTTCAGCGATGGCTCTTACTGCAGTCGCAATTGGCGTTGCTATTGCACTTGCTAAGTATCAATTCAGCAAGGTTGATGCTGTTGCTCCGCAGAACGTCTCAATCTTTACTCGCATTGCCCGTAAGGACCTATTGCAGGATTCATTTAACGAAGCTGTATTTATGCGTCCAGGACAGGCGCTTACTAGCCTGCTCGTAAAGGCCGATGAAAGCGTTGTCGATGGAGCTGTTCGTGGCGTCGGTCGCACAGCTCTTGGAACTGGCGCTGTGCTTCGTCAGACACAGACAGGTTTTGCCCGAAGCTACGCAGCTTTGATTCTCATCGGCGCGATTGCCTTAATCGCTGGAGTTTGGGTGGTGACACAATGA
- the nuoN gene encoding NADH-quinone oxidoreductase subunit NuoN: protein MQFIAPVLNYAQLAPILIVLAGALIGVLIEAFAPRASRHNAQLFITVGSLVASFAALMRVRTQSSVDAAMGSVAFDGAGVLLQTSILILALLSVFLIADQENFTALPAAVPGSEEERQSLQLDLRVTEVFPLTLFAVAGMMLFPVATDLITLFVALEVLSLPLYLMAGLSRRRRLMSQESALKYFLLGAFSSAFFLFGAAYLYGYSGTITFSGIQASVVGGSGNDVFLLLGIAFISVGLLFKVGAVPFHAWSPDVYQGAPTAITGFMAAATKVAAFGAILRIFYVSFANAEWSWKPAFVVIAIITMVFGSVVAITQRDVKRMLAYSSIAHAGFLLAGVISLSKSGLNSTIFYLFAYGIATLGAFAVVTLIRDSAGEVTDLNRWSGLGKRSPLVASVFALFLLAFAGIPLTSGFIGKFSIFSAAYESGSTAILISGVLSSAIAAFFYIRVIVLMFFKDPVEDGTSVVIPSGLTTITIAVTSAVTLILGVFPAPLIDFIESYAFFIR from the coding sequence ATGCAATTTATAGCGCCAGTTCTTAACTACGCACAGCTTGCACCGATTCTGATCGTGCTCGCTGGTGCGCTTATCGGAGTATTGATTGAAGCTTTTGCTCCACGCGCATCTCGCCACAACGCACAACTCTTTATTACCGTCGGCTCCCTCGTTGCATCTTTCGCAGCGCTTATGCGAGTACGCACACAATCTTCAGTCGATGCAGCAATGGGATCGGTTGCCTTTGATGGCGCCGGAGTCCTACTTCAGACATCAATTCTTATCCTCGCTCTCTTGTCAGTATTCCTGATTGCTGATCAAGAAAACTTCACAGCTCTTCCTGCCGCTGTTCCAGGATCTGAAGAAGAACGTCAATCACTTCAACTCGACCTTCGCGTCACTGAAGTATTCCCACTTACTCTTTTCGCAGTCGCTGGAATGATGCTCTTTCCGGTTGCAACTGATCTGATCACACTCTTTGTAGCTCTTGAAGTGCTTTCACTTCCGCTCTATCTCATGGCTGGCCTTTCACGCCGTCGCCGTTTAATGTCACAAGAATCAGCGCTGAAGTACTTCCTACTTGGCGCTTTCTCATCTGCATTCTTCCTCTTTGGCGCTGCTTATCTCTATGGGTACTCAGGCACCATCACCTTCTCAGGAATCCAAGCAAGCGTCGTAGGCGGTTCAGGAAACGATGTATTCCTTCTTCTAGGAATCGCATTTATCTCTGTCGGCCTTCTCTTTAAGGTCGGCGCAGTTCCGTTCCACGCGTGGTCACCCGATGTTTATCAGGGTGCACCAACTGCAATCACAGGCTTTATGGCAGCTGCGACAAAGGTTGCTGCATTCGGTGCAATCCTTCGCATCTTCTATGTCTCATTCGCCAATGCTGAATGGTCATGGAAGCCGGCTTTTGTAGTTATTGCAATCATCACCATGGTCTTTGGATCTGTTGTTGCAATTACACAACGCGATGTAAAGCGCATGCTTGCTTACTCATCTATTGCACACGCTGGTTTCTTGCTCGCAGGTGTTATCTCACTGAGCAAGTCTGGTCTTAACTCCACAATCTTCTACCTATTCGCATACGGCATCGCAACGCTAGGTGCCTTTGCCGTAGTCACACTTATTCGTGATTCAGCCGGAGAAGTTACAGACCTCAACCGCTGGAGCGGTCTTGGAAAGCGCTCTCCGCTTGTGGCATCTGTATTTGCACTCTTCTTGCTCGCATTTGCCGGTATACCTCTCACATCAGGATTTATCGGAAAATTCTCAATCTTCTCAGCAGCGTATGAAAGCGGAAGCACTGCAATCCTTATCTCTGGTGTGCTCTCATCTGCCATCGCCGCCTTCTTCTATATTCGCGTGATTGTCCTTATGTTCTTCAAGGATCCTGTAGAAGATGGCACAAGCGTTGTGATTCCATCAGGGCTAACAACAATTACTATTGCGGTCACTTCAGCTGTGACTCTCATTCTTGGAGTCTTCCCAGCGCCGCTGATCGACTTCATTGAATCCTATGCATTCTTTATCCGCTAA
- the nuoK gene encoding NADH-quinone oxidoreductase subunit NuoK — protein MNPYNYLYLSALLFTIGAIGVVVRRNAIVVFMCIELMLNAANLTLVTFSRINGTLDGQVVAFFTMVVAACEVVVGLAIIVAIYRSRRSASVDDASLLKR, from the coding sequence ATGAATCCGTATAACTATCTCTATCTCTCAGCCCTGCTCTTTACTATCGGAGCTATCGGAGTTGTTGTCCGCCGCAATGCGATCGTTGTCTTCATGTGCATCGAGCTCATGCTCAACGCTGCAAACCTAACTCTCGTAACTTTCTCACGTATTAATGGAACTCTCGATGGACAGGTTGTCGCCTTCTTTACGATGGTTGTAGCTGCCTGCGAAGTTGTAGTTGGCCTTGCAATCATCGTTGCGATTTACCGTTCACGCCGATCAGCATCTGTCGATGATGCTAGTTTGTTGAAGCGATAA
- the rarD gene encoding EamA family transporter RarD, which produces MASKRSEYSLGLLFGFSSYIMWGLFPLYWPLLEPANPLEIVSHRAVWTLVFCLIALALSKQIHATLAVMKNPKTMAALLLSTILVSINWITYIWAVNHGHVVEAALGYYINPLIIIAFGVILLREKMRPLQWVAVGIAAVGVLVLTIDYGRLPWVAISLALSWGSYGLVKKKLNLGALEGLAIETLISFIPYAAYIIYLGQQGTGQFGHKPLLTILLISAGAVTAIPLLLFNGSTTRLPYSTIGLLQYITPTIQFSIGVWLRHEDMPTARWIGFIVIWFALAALATDLVRSSRAVDNRIA; this is translated from the coding sequence GTGGCAAGCAAGCGCAGCGAGTATTCGCTAGGACTTCTCTTTGGATTTAGCTCCTACATTATGTGGGGGCTCTTTCCTCTTTACTGGCCGCTTCTCGAACCAGCTAACCCGCTCGAAATTGTTTCGCATCGTGCTGTCTGGACCCTGGTCTTCTGTCTCATTGCTCTTGCTTTAAGTAAACAGATCCACGCGACTCTTGCCGTGATGAAGAATCCAAAGACGATGGCGGCTTTATTGCTCAGCACAATCTTGGTCTCTATCAACTGGATTACCTATATCTGGGCCGTTAACCACGGACATGTTGTCGAAGCGGCGCTTGGTTATTACATCAATCCACTCATCATTATCGCTTTCGGAGTCATACTCCTTCGTGAAAAAATGCGCCCTCTGCAATGGGTAGCAGTTGGTATCGCTGCAGTCGGAGTTCTCGTTCTCACAATCGATTACGGCAGACTCCCCTGGGTCGCAATATCACTCGCACTCTCATGGGGTAGTTATGGCCTAGTGAAGAAGAAGCTCAACTTGGGTGCGCTTGAAGGCCTCGCTATCGAAACACTTATCTCTTTCATTCCATACGCTGCTTACATTATTTATCTCGGCCAGCAGGGAACAGGTCAGTTTGGCCATAAGCCTCTACTCACCATTCTGCTCATCAGCGCAGGCGCTGTAACTGCCATTCCGCTTCTCTTATTTAATGGCTCCACTACTCGCCTGCCGTACAGCACCATCGGCTTGCTTCAATACATCACGCCGACAATTCAATTCTCTATTGGAGTATGGCTTCGCCACGAAGATATGCCGACTGCTCGATGGATTGGTTTTATCGTGATCTGGTTTGCACTCGCCGCTTTAGCTACTGACCTAGTCAGATCAAGCAGAGCGGTCGATAATCGCATCGCATAG
- a CDS encoding NADH-quinone oxidoreductase subunit J — protein sequence MLTIQTPEAIMFWVLAPLSVVAALGMLLVKKAVHSALLLAWVMITLAIFYIAQDALFLGIVQIVVYTGAVMMLFLFILMLVGVDASDSLTETIPGLRPIAITAAIGFGGLLVSLIGRATLGHDAYGLTQANSEGNVEALAQLLFSTYVFPFEVVSALLITAALGAMVLAHHQRAVPRVSQREQAIARFRGESLGSAAGLPNPGVFARHNAVDVPALLPDGSAAPNSISATLKARGDMLDSTQFELSEVDNTVTEEK from the coding sequence ATGTTGACGATTCAAACTCCTGAAGCGATTATGTTCTGGGTGCTCGCCCCACTATCAGTTGTGGCAGCTCTTGGAATGCTCCTCGTGAAGAAAGCTGTTCACTCAGCACTTCTTCTTGCGTGGGTCATGATTACTCTCGCTATTTTCTATATCGCTCAGGATGCGCTCTTCCTTGGCATTGTTCAGATCGTTGTCTACACAGGCGCAGTCATGATGCTCTTCCTCTTTATTCTCATGCTGGTTGGTGTTGATGCATCTGATTCACTCACCGAAACAATCCCAGGTTTACGTCCAATCGCAATCACAGCAGCTATTGGATTTGGCGGCCTACTGGTTTCACTGATTGGGCGCGCAACTCTGGGCCACGATGCATATGGACTTACTCAAGCAAATAGTGAAGGAAATGTTGAAGCACTTGCTCAACTTCTCTTCTCAACGTATGTCTTCCCATTTGAAGTTGTCTCAGCACTTTTGATTACTGCAGCCCTTGGCGCAATGGTTCTTGCTCATCATCAGCGCGCAGTTCCACGCGTTTCACAGCGCGAACAAGCGATTGCTCGTTTCCGCGGTGAATCTCTCGGAAGCGCTGCAGGCCTTCCCAACCCTGGTGTATTTGCCCGCCACAACGCAGTAGATGTTCCTGCTCTTCTTCCAGATGGATCTGCAGCACCTAATTCAATTTCTGCAACGCTCAAGGCGCGTGGAGATATGTTGGATTCAACTCAATTCGAACTCAGCGAAGTCGATAACACTGTGACGGAGGAGAAGTAA
- a CDS encoding NADH-quinone oxidoreductase subunit M, whose amino-acid sequence MNAITSMMLLPLLGSLLIAVIPSDQVLRVKQAALGTTLLVAISAVLAWFKFDSANTAFQFVQSTPWIPSFGISYAVGVDGLSLVLILMSVLLAPIVVLAGWNESEGGRWSAKVFYILILVLETMMIGVFAATDVFLFYVFFEAMLIPVYFLIGGYGSGERAAAAVKFLLYSLFGGLLMLASIIGLYVISGANGGHTFDITKLSEMHNYMSSTTQNLLFLGFFIAFAIKAPVWPLHTWLPDAAASATPGTSVLLLGVLDKVGTFGMIRFCLALFPDASKTFTPIILVLAVISILYGAFLAIGARDIKRLIAYTSISHFGFITMGIFAMTTQGHSGATLYMFNHGFSTAALFLVAGWMISRRGSSTIADFGGLQRVTPVMAWSFFIAGMSSLALPGLSSFVSEFLVLVGTYTRYPVAAIIATFGIVLAALYILIPVQKALHGPTTPGNENLPDLNIREKVAIAPVIAVIVALGFYPAPLLNVINPASAHVIESQGFTDPVPSESAGK is encoded by the coding sequence ATGAACGCAATAACAAGCATGATGTTGCTACCTCTTCTCGGATCCCTTCTCATTGCAGTGATTCCAAGTGATCAGGTTCTTCGTGTTAAGCAGGCAGCTCTCGGCACAACTTTGCTCGTTGCCATCTCGGCAGTATTGGCTTGGTTTAAATTTGATTCAGCAAATACTGCTTTCCAATTTGTTCAATCAACTCCTTGGATTCCTTCATTCGGAATTAGCTATGCAGTCGGAGTCGATGGACTTTCTCTCGTATTGATTTTGATGTCTGTGCTTCTTGCTCCAATCGTTGTTCTTGCTGGATGGAATGAATCTGAAGGTGGACGCTGGTCTGCCAAGGTCTTCTACATTCTTATCCTCGTTCTTGAAACAATGATGATCGGTGTATTTGCAGCCACAGATGTATTCCTCTTCTACGTCTTCTTCGAAGCGATGCTCATCCCTGTCTACTTCCTTATCGGCGGTTACGGCAGCGGAGAACGCGCAGCAGCAGCCGTGAAGTTCTTGCTCTACAGCCTCTTTGGTGGCCTTCTTATGTTGGCCTCAATCATTGGCCTCTATGTCATATCAGGAGCAAATGGCGGACATACATTCGACATTACAAAGCTCTCTGAGATGCATAACTACATGAGCTCTACGACTCAGAACCTGCTCTTCCTTGGCTTCTTCATCGCCTTTGCAATCAAGGCGCCGGTCTGGCCGCTACACACATGGTTGCCAGATGCAGCAGCATCGGCAACTCCTGGAACATCGGTCTTGCTTCTCGGTGTGCTCGATAAGGTCGGAACATTCGGAATGATCCGCTTCTGTCTTGCTCTATTCCCTGATGCATCCAAGACATTCACACCAATCATCTTGGTCTTGGCTGTGATTTCTATTCTTTACGGCGCATTCCTTGCCATTGGTGCACGCGATATTAAGCGCCTGATCGCTTACACATCGATCTCGCACTTCGGATTTATCACAATGGGAATCTTCGCAATGACCACACAAGGCCATAGCGGTGCGACTCTCTATATGTTCAACCACGGATTCTCAACAGCTGCACTATTCCTCGTTGCTGGCTGGATGATTTCGCGACGCGGCTCTTCAACAATCGCTGACTTTGGTGGCTTGCAACGAGTAACTCCAGTGATGGCATGGTCCTTCTTTATCGCTGGAATGTCTTCACTTGCACTTCCTGGACTTTCTAGCTTCGTGAGCGAGTTCCTTGTTCTTGTCGGTACTTACACTCGCTATCCAGTGGCTGCAATTATCGCGACCTTCGGAATCGTTCTCGCTGCGCTCTACATCTTAATTCCAGTGCAGAAGGCGCTTCACGGGCCAACAACTCCAGGAAATGAGAACCTTCCAGATCTCAACATCCGCGAGAAGGTTGCTATCGCTCCGGTAATCGCTGTGATTGTGGCACTCGGTTTCTATCCAGCGCCACTTCTCAACGTTATTAATCCCGCATCAGCTCATGTCATTGAATCCCAAGGATTTACTGATCCAGTTCCATCAGAGAGTGCAGGCAAGTAA
- a CDS encoding YajQ family cyclic di-GMP-binding protein yields MADSSFDVVSKIDRMELDNAINQAIREIDTRFDFKNTGAKIELSGDKLAIEADTEERAKATLDVVKDKLIKRGVSLKHLDAGEPQLSGKIYKIASTMKEGITTENAKKIAKFLRDEGPKSIKTQIQGDELRVTSKSRDDLQEAIEQIKNGKFEFAVQFVNFR; encoded by the coding sequence ATGGCTGATAGCAGTTTTGACGTAGTCTCAAAGATCGACCGCATGGAGCTTGATAACGCAATTAACCAGGCAATCCGCGAGATCGACACCCGCTTCGACTTTAAGAACACCGGGGCCAAGATTGAACTCTCTGGCGACAAGCTAGCCATCGAAGCCGATACCGAAGAGCGCGCAAAGGCAACTCTTGATGTTGTCAAAGATAAGTTGATTAAGCGCGGAGTTTCTCTCAAGCACCTCGATGCCGGCGAACCACAACTTTCAGGAAAGATCTACAAGATTGCTTCAACAATGAAGGAAGGCATTACAACAGAGAATGCCAAAAAGATTGCAAAGTTCCTTCGCGATGAAGGTCCTAAATCAATTAAGACTCAGATTCAAGGCGATGAACTTCGCGTTACTTCAAAGAGTCGCGATGATCTGCAGGAAGCGATCGAGCAGATTAAGAATGGCAAATTTGAATTTGCTGTTCAATTTGTTAACTTCCGCTAA
- the nuoI gene encoding NADH-quinone oxidoreductase subunit NuoI — translation MTDFNEQMGIEKKNSGQADINSVPFTEVEQPGPASLAQQAKGFWVTFSTMFKKNQTVQYPDVKAPTAPRFHGRHQLNRHPDGLEKCIGCELCAWACPADAIFVEGGNNTPGNQLSPGERHGAVYQINYLRCIFCGLCVEACPTRALTMTNEYELADDKREKLIFEKEDLLAPLRQGMLAPPHPMYPGMTDTNYYNGDVKEAHPSQGAN, via the coding sequence ATGACTGACTTCAACGAGCAGATGGGTATTGAGAAGAAGAACTCTGGCCAAGCAGATATCAACTCCGTTCCATTTACTGAAGTAGAACAGCCAGGGCCAGCTTCACTTGCGCAGCAGGCAAAGGGTTTCTGGGTCACCTTCTCAACAATGTTTAAGAAGAACCAGACTGTTCAATATCCAGATGTAAAGGCACCAACTGCGCCACGTTTCCACGGACGCCACCAACTTAACCGCCACCCTGATGGACTAGAAAAGTGCATCGGTTGCGAACTCTGCGCATGGGCATGCCCAGCAGATGCGATCTTCGTTGAAGGCGGAAATAACACTCCAGGAAATCAACTTTCACCCGGAGAACGCCACGGAGCGGTTTATCAAATTAACTATCTTCGCTGCATCTTCTGCGGTCTCTGCGTTGAAGCATGCCCAACACGTGCTCTCACAATGACAAACGAATACGAACTTGCCGACGATAAGCGCGAGAAGTTGATCTTCGAAAAGGAAGATCTACTTGCTCCGCTTCGTCAGGGAATGCTTGCACCTCCACATCCAATGTATCCAGGTATGACAGATACCAACTATTACAACGGTGATGTGAAAGAAGCTCATCCAAGTCAGGGAGCTAATTAA